A stretch of DNA from Thalassospiraceae bacterium LMO-SO8:
CGCCCTTCAGGAAGTATGCTGATAGCGCCACCGGAGGCGATAGCCAAGCTGTTTGCAGGTTAACCGCGACCAGAATGCCGAACCACACCAGGTTGAAGCCCAACTGTTCGATCAGCGGCAACAGGATCGGCACGATGATCAGCACGATCGGCACCCATTCCAGGGGCCAGCCCAGCAGGAAGATCAAGGCCATGATCATGACCAGCAGAACCATGGGCGGCAGGTCGAGGCCAAGCAGCAGTTCGGTCAGCATGGTCGGCGTACCGAGCCGTGAGAACACCGCGCCGAAGAAGTTGGAGGCTGCGACCAGGATCAGGATCAGGGCCGAGATTTCCAACGTCTTGATCAGGGCTTCCTTGAACTTCTTGACGGTCATGCGCCGGTAGGCGAGCGTCAACAGCAGGGCGCCGGCGGCACCGCAGCCCGCCCCTTCGGTCGGGGTCGCCAGGCCGAACATGATGGAGCCGAGCGCCGAGAACACCAGAAGCGCCGGCGGCACCAGGCCCATGACGAATTCGCGAACGATCTCGCCCATGTTGGCGGCGCGGTCCTCGATCGCCAGCGGCGGCCCCAGTTCCGGGTTGAGCATGCAGCGGCCGACGGCATAGACGGCATAGAGGAACGCCATCATGACGCCGGGGATGATGGCGGCGGCGAACAGGTCAGTGACCGGCACTTCCAGCACCGGGCCCATGACCACCAGCATGATCGAGGGCGGGATCAGGATGCCGAGCGTGCCGCCGGCGGTGATCGTGCCCGCCGCCAGACGCACATCGTAGCCCGACTTGTTCATGGTCTTGGCGGCCATGATGCCGAGGATCGTGACCGAGGCGCCGACGATGCCCGTCGCGGCGGCGAAGATGGTGGAGACGAACAGCACCGCGATATAGAGCGATCCCCGCACCCGCGACAGCATCAGTTGCACCGCGGCGAACAGGCGTTCCATCAGGCCTGCCTGCTCCATCAATATCCCCATGAATATGAATAGAGGGACGGCCGCCAATGTCTGCTCCAGCATGACGTTCGAGAATTGAAACGTCATCAGATAGAACACGACCTTGCCGAAGCCGATATAGCCGAACACGAAGCCGAGGAAGATCAGGGTGAAGGAGATCGGGAAGCCGACGAAGATCGCCAGCAGCATCACCCCGATCAGAATGAGACCCAGGATTTCGTTTTCCATTATCAGGGCCACCTTCCCTTAGTCGCGGCGTAATAGCTTTTGAGCGTTTCCGAAATGCCCTGAATGATCAGCAGCGCGATGCCCACGGGCAGCGCCGTCTTGATCGGGCCCATGTGCGGCATCCAGGCGGTATCCATGCCCTTCTCGCCCCGGATCCAGGCAAGCGAGGCGAAATCCGTCGCCATATAGAGAAACACCAGCATGCCGGGGAAATAGAGCACCAGATACAGCAGCAGATCGATGCGGCCCTGAACCTTGTCCGGCCACAGGCGGTACAGGAAATCGGCGCGGATGTGCACGCCCTTCGACAGGGCGTAACCGGCGCCGAGCATGAACAGGGCACCATACAACATGCGCGACACGTCATAGGCCCACATGGTGGGTGCGACGAACACGTAGCGCGCCACCACCTCGTAGACCATGGCGATGAACAGCGGCACCGTCAGCCAACAGACGATGTGGCCTATGACGAGACTGAATCGGTCGATGCCGGTGATCGCAAGCGCCATCCAGCGGGGCATGTCGTCCGGCATCTTGCCCGACGGGTCGCCCCGGCGCTCGGCGATCAGCTCATCGGTGATATCAAGCTCACCGGGAATTGGGTCGTGATCGGCCATCCGAACCTACTTTTCCGTTCATGGCTCCACCCGCGGGCGGAGAAAGAAAGACCGTGCGGTGCCTCAGAACGGCCCGCGAAGGATGCGGCGGACAATGCGGGGGCGGGCGGTGTGCCCGCCCCCGAAAGTCCGGCAGCTGTCATGCGTAGAGGATCAGCCTACTTCTTGCTCTTGGCGTAGGCGTTGCCGAGATTGGCGTTCGAGGTTTGCGCCCCGGCCCAGAATGGCACCGCGATGTCCGCGAAGGCCTTCTGGGAATCCCAGACCTTCTTGAAGAACGGGTTTTCGGCGGCGTTCTTCTCAAGGCTCTTGCGGGCTGCTTCCATGTACTCGGTGAAGTAGTCGGCGGGGGTGTCATGCAGGATGACGCCGTGCTTTTCCGTCAGTTCCTTCAGCGCCTTGCCGTTTTCGTAGATGCGCCAGCTCATGGCACGCGACAACGAGGCATCGGCGGCGATTTCCATCGCCTGCTGCTGATGCGGGGTCAGGCTCTTCCAGACATCGCCGTTCAGGTACATGTCGGCGTTGACGACCACCTGATGCAGGCCTTGCAGATAGTAATGCTTCAACACCTTCTGGAAGCCGAACACCATGTCCGGTTTCGGGCAGCACCATTCGGCGGCGTCGATCACGCCCTTTTCCAGGGCCGGCAGGATGTCGCCGCCGCCCATGGCCACCGACGCGACGCCGATGTCCTTGTAGGTCTGACCGGGGATGCCCGGAGGCGTGCGGAACCGGTACTTGCGGAAATCGGCCATGGAGTTGATGGGCTCCTTGAACCAGCCGAGGGCTTCCGGGCCGACGGGCTGCAGGATGAAGCCCTTGATGTTCATGCCCATCTCTTTCCAGAGCTGCTCATAAAGCGCGCGGCCACCGCCGTACTGATACCAGCTGACCCAGGCGATGTTGTCCATGCCGACACCGCCGCCCGCGACGGGCGAGCCGAACAGCATGGCGGCCGGATGATAGCCGGACCAATAATGGGTCCAGGCGAATCCGCCTTCGATCAGGCCTTTGTCGACGGCTTCCAGCGTTTCCTTGACGCCGACGACCGCACCCGCGGGCAACACTTCGATCTGGACCTCGTTGTTGGTCAGCGCCGCGACGTTGGCGGCGAAATCCTTCAACATGGTGACTTCGTCGGCCTTCGCCGGGATCACCGACTGAACGCGGATTTTGACCTTCTTGGCCTCGGCCGTGCCCGGCGTGAAGACCGCCGCCGTCGCGAACGCCATAAGGGCGAACACGGCAAATAGAGATTTGATTTTGTTCATGCTTCCACTCCCAAACATGGGGTCCTGCCGTGCACGATTGCCGCCGGGACCATTGAGAAGTCGTATTAAATTATCATTATTGAGACTTCTACGTATCATTATTGCAAAGATCATTGATATCTGCAACGATGATTTCGCGACCTCACCCACCTCCGCGGCGGCGTACAGGCCCCATACCACCGCCCCACCGCCGCGAACCAACGCAATCAGGATCACGACGAAGCACGATGGACGAAGCGACCTCCCCCCTCTCCGACGCCCCGGTCTATGATTACATCGTCATCGGCGCCGGTTCGGCCGGCTGCGTGCTGGCCAACCGGCTGAGCGCCGATTCGGCCAAGCGGGTGCTTCTGCTGGAGGCTGGCGGGCGCGACACGAACCCCTGGATTCACGTCCCCGTCGGCTATTTCAAGACCATCAACAATCCGGCGACGGACTGGTGCTTCAAGACCGCCCCCGACCCGGGCCTGGGCGGACGCTCCATCAGTTGGCCGCGCGGCAAGGTCCTGGGCGGATCCAGTTCCATCAACGGCCTGCTTTACGTGCGCGGCCAGCCGCAGGACTTCGACCATTGGCGGCAATTGGGCAACGTCGGATGGTCGTTCACGGACGTGCTGCCCTATTTCCGCCGCGCCGAAAACCAGGAACGGGGCGCCGACGACTTTCATGGCGCGGGCGGCCCCCTGGCGGTATCGGACATGCGGGTGCGCCGGGAAATCTGCGACGCCGTCATCAAGGCGGCGGGCGAACTCGGTATTCCCGAACGGGACGATTTCAACCGCGACGACCAGGAAGGGGCCGGCTATTTCCAGCTGACGACCCGCAACGGCCTGCGCTGCTCGACCGCCGTCGGTTACCTGAACCCGGTCAAAAGCCGCCAGAATTTGGACATCCGCACCCATGCCCAGGTCCGCAACCTGATCCTGGAGGACGGCCGCTGCGCCGGCGTCGCCTTCGACGTGAAGGGCGTGGCCCAGGCCGCCGCCTGCCGGGGCGAGGTGATCCTATCGGCAGGCGCCATCGGCTCGCCGCAGATTCTCATGTTGTCGGGCATCGGCCCGGCGCAGCACCTGACGGACATGGGCGTTGCCGTGACCCAGGACCTGGCCGGCGTCGGCGGCAACCTGCAGGATCACCTGCAATTGCGCACCATCTACCGCACCCACCGCCCGATCACCCTGAACGACCAGGCCCGAAACCCGATCCAGAAGGTCATGATGGGCCTGGAATTCCTGTTCCGGCGCTCCGGCCCCCTGACCATGGGCGCAAGCCAGGTCGCGATCTTCGCCAAGACCCGGCCGGAACTGGAAACGCCGGACATCCAATACCATGTGCAGCCATGGAGTGCGGACAGCCCCGGTGAGGGCACGCACCGATTCTCGGCCTTTACCCTGTCGGTCTGCCAACTGCGCCCGGAAAGCCGGGGGGACATCCGCCTCGCCTCCCCCGATCCCTTCGCCCATCCGGCGATCCGTCCCAACTACCTGTCGACGGAGCTGGACCGCCGCACGGCCATCGATTCCCTGAAGCTGACGCGCCGTCTGGTCGAAACAAAGACCCTGGCCCCCTATGTCGCCGAGGAAATGCGTCCCGGCGGCGACGCCCAAACCGATGACGAACTGCTGGAAGGGGCGCGGCGCATCGCACAGACCATTTATCATCCCGTCGGGACCTGTAAGATGGGCCGCGATCCGAACGCCGTCGTCGACGACCGGCTTCGGGTCCGGGGCATCCGGGGCTTAAGGGTCGCCGACGCCTCGATCATGCCGACCATCACGTCGGGCAATACCAACGCGCCGGCCATCATGATCGGCGAAAAGGCGTCCGACATGATTATCGAAGACAACCGCTAGGGCCCCGCGCCTACACGCACCGCCGTCCGCAACGGCGCCGACGACACGAAAGAGCCCATCCGTGGAATTTCTCGACCCCCTCCTCAATTTCAATTTCAAGGCCTTCGCCTCCATCGTCTTCATCGATCTGGTGATGTCCGGCGACAACGCCATCATCATCGGCATGGCGGCGGCGGGCCTGCCCATAGCACTCCGGCGCAAGGCCATCGCCATCGGCATCATCGTCGCCACGGTGCTGCGCATCGCCTTCGCCTCGGTCACCTATCAGCTACTGTCGATCATCGGGCTGACCCTGGCGGGCGGCTTGCTACTGCTGTGGGTCGCCTTCAAGATGTGGCAGGAAATCCGCGCGGGAAGCCTGGAAATGCCCGACCCGGACGCCGAAGGCAGCGCCGAGGGCAAGACGCTGCGCAGCGCCGTGACCTCGATCATCATCGCCGACGTCACCATGTCGCTGGACAACGTGCTGGCCGTCGCCGGCGCCGCCCACGACGCACCGGGCATGCTGGTGTTCGGCCTGGTCCTGTCGATCCTGCTGATGGCCTTCGCCGCCAACTGGGTGGCGTCGCTCTTGGAAAAGCACAAATGGCTGGCCTACGCCGGGCTGCTCGTCGTCGCCTATGTGGCCGTGGAAATGATCTGGCGCGGCGGCAATCAGGTCGCGACCGCCGCGGCGGGGGTGCTCTGACGGCGGACTCGGTGGGCATCTCTACCGCGCGTCAGCCTTTTTCCGCCACCCTGCGCCATTTGCCGCCGATCCGCTCGGCTTCCTCTTCCGTGGCGCTGACCGCCTCCATCGTCACCGACCAGGTCGCCGACAACACAGTGCCGTAGCTGGAGGTCGTTCGTTTCCGCGCCTTGACGTCGAGTATCCGAAACATTCGATGCTGGCGCTCTCTCACTTTAAGAACGAGATTTCGAAGGGCCAGCAACTCCGCTATTTTCCGGCTCTTCGAACTTTCGCCAACGACCTCGAACGCCGTCAGCGACGGGTCGAGTTCCTGGGGTGGCGGAGAAAGCTTGGTAAATTCCGTTCCGCCCGACAGTTTTCGCAGGGCGACCGTGCCGGAGACTTCAGGAAACAGGGCCATGGTCTCGCGCGCGCCGACCTCGTCGTACCGAATATCCAACATTCGTGCCTTGTCTCCCTGAATATCGAATACGAAGTCTCCGACATATGCGACCTCACCCGCCCGAACGGTAAACCAAGGAACCTTGTTCTTGGCCTTTTTCCGCTCGACGTCGGCCTTGCTGAACAACGAGTCGCCGCTGCCCAGAAACTGCGTGGAGACTTGGCTACGCGTCACGCTCGACAACATGTACTCGCCAGGAGGCACGACAAAGGCATTGCGCATCACCTTCTGGTGATCCGGTTCGCAGGGCACCCTTTTCTTTGACGCAAAGACGGCGCAATGCCGGCGCACGGCAATGATCGCGCCGTCCTTGGCCGGGCCGGCCTCTTCGATCCGCCGCCAGACCACCCGCCAGTTTTCCGTCGTCATCAACATGCCAACATGGTCGGACGCATGGGCCAAGACGAGCCCCATGACAACGACCGCCTCATCCGATTTCTCGTCGAATGGGTGTTCCGCATTAAGTTCATTGCCGAAATAAACCGCGAGCGTCTTACAGCCGGACAAGCCCGCGACAAACATTAAAATAACGGCAAATTTAGCTATGTCTCTCATGTCTCCCCCTTTCGGCATGAAAGTGAACCTTAGCCGGAAGTTTCCACTACCGGTATCCTTCCTCGGCTCAGTTTCCGGCGCGGGCCCGGATCGCCTCGTAACGCGCCAGCAGGCGTTCGGCGCGGATCACGATCGGCACGTCAATCATCTTGCCGTCCACCGTGATCGCCCCCTTGCCCGCCTTCTGCGCCTCGGCATAGGCGTCGATCACGCGGCGGGCATGGTCGACCGCTTCCGCCGAGGGGGTGAATTCCTCGTTCAGGATCGCCACGCCCGACGGGTGGATGACACTGGCGCAGTCGAAACCGAACTTGACCGATTTGCGCACCGCGGCGCGGAAGCCTTCGGTGTCGTTGTAGTCGGCGACCGTGCCGATGAAACCCATGGCCATCAGGCCCGCCGCCTTGGCCGCGATCATCACCGTCTGCTTGGGCACCAGCAGGGTTTCCGTATCCGGGACCATGCCCATTTCCATGGCGAAGTCCTCGCCGCCCAGGTTCATGCCGATCAGGCGCGACGAGGCCCGGGCGATGGCATGGGCCCGGAAGTACGCATCCGCCGTCTCAACCATGGCGGCCAGCTTGACCGATCCTTGCGGCCGGCCCGCCTCGCGCTCGACCTCGCCGACCAGTTCGGCGACCAGCTTCAAGTGCCCCGCGCCGTCGACCTTGGTCACGAACAGGGCCCGCGCCCCCGCCTTCACCGCCGCCTCCACGTCCTTGACCATGTGGCGCAGCGGCCGGTTGATGCGCACGATGGGATCGGCGCCCGACTGTGTCACCGATTTGACCGCGTCGGGCAGCATGTCGCGGGCGCGCTGGCGTTCCTGTTCGGGGACGCTGTCTTCCAGGTCCAGGATGATGCCGTCGGCGCCCCGGGTATGGGCCTTGGCGACGAACTTTTCGTTGTTGGTGGGAACGTAAAGCAGCGAACGCCAGACAATCGGCCGTTCCGCACCGGTGGTATTTTTATCGGTCATCCTTCGACCACTCCCTTTTCTTTCAGATTTTCAATCTCGGCCAGGCCGTAGCCCAGTTCCTCGAGCAACGCCACGGAATGCTGTCCCCGAAGCGGGGCCGGCGTGCGGATCACGCCCGGCGTTTCCGACAGGCGCGGGCTGACGTTCTGCATGGGCACGGTGCCCAATTGATCGTCGGGCAGTTCGATGATCACCTCACGCTCGCGGAAGTGTTCGTCGCGCAGGATGTCTTCCTGCTCGTAAATCGGCGAGGCGGTGATGCTCTGTTCCTCGAACGTCCTGGCGACCTCGGCCAGGGTCTTGGTCTTGATCCAGGCGCCGACGATGCGGTCCACTTCCTCGCGGTTCTTCACGCGCTCCATGTTGGTGCGGAAGCCTTCCTTTGTGATCAGATCTTCCCGGCCGATCATGCGGAACACCCGTTCGGCCATGGTCTGGATCGACGCCGACATGCCGATGAACTTGCCGTCGGATGTTTCGTACACGTTGCGCGGTGATGCCGTGGTCGAGGACGAGCCCGTGCGCGGGCGGCTTTTACCCGTCAGCTGATAAACCAGGGCCTCCGGCCCCATGATGGCGTAAAGGGGCTCGAGCAGCGCCAGGTCGACGACCTGGCCACGGCCGCCGTCCTGTTCGGCGGCGCGGAGCGCCACCATCGTGGCGAAGGCGCCTTGCAGCCCGGCCACCGAGTCCGCCAGCGCGAAGGGCGGCAGCACCGGCTCCCGGTCGCCGAAGCCGTTGCGCGACGCGAAGCCCGACATGCTTTCGACGACGGAGCCGAACCCCGGGCGTTCCTTATAAGGGCCCGACTGGCCATAGCCCGAGATGCGCACGATCACCAGCTTGGGGTTGATCGCCCAAAGGGTTTCGGGCGCCAGGTCCATTTCCTCAAGCCGGCCGGGGCGAAAACCCTCGACCAGAATCTGCGCGCTCTCGGCCAGCTTCTTCACGATGGCGATGGCCTGGGGATCGCGCAGGTCGAGCGCCATGCTTTTCTTGTTCCGCGCGTAGACCTTCCATTGCGCCTCGATCCCGCCGTCGCCCCAGGCGCGCAGCGGATCGCCCTTGCCCGCCGGTTCGATTTTGATGACCTCGGCCCCCATGTCGCCCAGGTTGAAGGTCAGCAGGTTGCCGCAGACCAGGCGCGACATGTCGACCACGCGCACCCCGTGCAGCGGCCCCTTGACCTCGGGCTGGTAGTCTTTTTTGTGCAGGCCGAACTGCGACATGTCGACCTTGTTGGCGTCCAGCCGTATCGGGCCGCTTTTGGGGGATTTCTCGGTCATCGGGGGCCGTCCGTCAGATGGTCGCGACGGGCGTCGCGGGGGAGCCCACGCTGCCCGGCAGGCGCAGGGGCGGGGCGGTCAACAGGAAGCGCGACCGGCCCCGCGCCTTCAGCGCCTTCTTCAATTCGGCCAGATACCAGATCTCGCCCAGGTGCACGCCGATCTTGAACAGGCAGTGACGGTGGATCGGCAGGCGGCAGTGGTCGTCCTCGGGACGGCTGTCGTAATGGGTGTTCTCAACCGCCATGTTGTCGGACACCAGAATCGTCAGCCCGCTGTCGGTGATCCACTGCAAAAGCTTGTCGTCCCAGCCGTCGAGCACGGCACAGCTGGAGTGCAGCTTCTTGGCGTCCGGGTTTCCCGCCATGGACAGGATCATCTCGTCCCAGCCCGTGTGCAGCAGGACCATGTCGCCCTCCTCCACCGTGACGCCGTCCTTGTCCATCACCTCCATCAGCATGGCGTGGTTCACGGCGACACGCGCATTGCCGAAATGGCCGTGCAGGTCGATCAGCACGCCCCGGCCCTGAACGCAGCTTTCCGCCATGTTCTCGATGCCCAGACGGTCGGTCTTGACGTGGTTGTGCACGTCCGGGTCGGCGACGTCGGTGCCGGCGCGCCAGCCGTTGTAGTAACAGGGCTCCGCCACCCCATCGCCGTCGGCGTCGAACAGCTGCCCGAAGTGGGCGAGTGAGTCCCACTGCGTCGAATACTGGGTGTGCAGCACGACCATGTCGTCGGCGCTGACGTCGGTCGAGCCCGGCAGGGAATGTTCGTTCCAGATGAAGTTGTAATAAGGGGCCCCGTCCTGCTTGGTCGGATGGAGGACCGGCGGATGGCGCTTCGGATTGACGGAATTGCCGCCCGGCATGTCGAGCGGCATGGAGAGACAGAAGGTCAGTCCTTCCTTGACCTCGGCAACGCCCTTCATCACGACCTCGGGCGTCAGCAGGTTCATGCGGCCCTTTTCGTCGTCGGGGCCGAAATCGCCCCAGTTCGATCCCTCGGGGCGATTGACCCAGCGCGGGTTGGTCATCTTGTATCCTCCGTCAGTCGTTTGTTGTCGTCACCGCCGCCTTCTTTTGGGCACCCGGTTGTTAGCAGTTTGAAGCCAATGTCATCCCCATGAACCATAAGCCAACTAAGCCTAAGACAATTGGGAATGTGAACTCGATTACAAACCAACGAGTAAGGTTATTGATTTCAAAAAGTTTGAACCAAACGTCAAAGCGCCTGAGTGACTCAGGTACCCGTTTCGACGTTATGGTTTTTTCTGCTGCCTCTACTTTTTGCCGCAGCTGTGAGATTTTTCCATGCACATCGACGAGAGTTCCACTCTTCCCAACAATTTCATTGTGCAGGCTCCGGTTCTCTGGCTCGGCCTCTTTTACCAAGCGCAGAATCTCCTCGTAGTACCGTTTTAAATCGCTCTCGATTTGCAAAAGTGGGGTCTTAATATTTCCGATCTGATGAGCTTGGTTTACCCACCACCCATACAAAGAAGACTGGCGGGGATCATCGGGGTAATCGCCATCTGCGGACCCGTATTTTGCACCGGTAATGAATGTCAGTTTGGTACCTGTAAGCCGAATTCGCCACTCTTGTAGGTGCGTCACGCTGTTCCACGCGAAATGGACCACGTGATATGCGAGTAGACAAAAAATCAGCCAATTGATTGCAACAGGGTCAACGTTGTCGAACTTCACTCCAAACAACGTGCTATCGGGTGCAATTTTTAAATCGCCCCATCCGTAGGCAATAGAGATGACTGAGACAATTAACAGGTTGCGACGAATCCGCAGGGTGTTGTCCGAATAATCTGGAAGAATTGGTTCACCCAACACCTTGGCGACTTCATCGAAGTTATCTGGTTCTTGGGTTTCATCCGACATCCCCTTAGGCCTTCTTCTCCCAGCCGCCCTGGGCCGTCTGCTGCAAATAGGTCAGGTCGTGGCCGGCGGCCTTGTAGGCCTTCCAGCGCTCCCGCGCGGCCTGCACGGCGTCCGGGTCGCGGCCGTCGAACAGCTCGAAGCAGCGCTCGTAAGCGTCGACCCATTCCGAGGTGGCACCATCGGTCAGGAACAGGAAGGTCGCGTGATTGGGGGTTTCCGGATCGGTCGACAGCCACACGGGCTGGTCTTCCGGATTGCCGTCCTTGGCCGTGCCGTGGGGCAGCCAGGACCCGGGATCGTAGGTCCAGAGCGTCTGGGCCAGGGCCTCGACCCGTTCCTCGGATGACGCGAGCACCAGCGCCCGCTTGCCGGCGGCCAGGGTCTTTTCCAACAGCTTGGGCAGGGCCTGTTCGAGCGGCGAGCGTTCCAGGTGATAGAAGGAAATGTCGGTCACGGTCTCGCTCGCCTGCCTTGAACCTGTCCGTTCCGCTGTACCCGCCGGAACGGCTACTTGCTGAGTGTGGGGAAATGCTCCGCCGTGCCCTTGACGACCTCGAACAGGGCCTTTTCCATCAAATCGTTGCTGGCCGCGCGCATGCGCTTGCCCGCCGTGTCGCGAAACGCGACCATGCGTGCGAAATGGGGTGAGTCCTTGCGCTGGGTGGCCAGGGAGTCCAGTTCCTCGGCGGTGAACTCGGCACCGTAGATGCGCGCCAGATTGGCCGTCCATTCGTCGCCGTACTTGCCGACCGTCCGGTTGACCTGGGCGCGGAACACCTCGGTCACGGCCTCGAGCCCGAACTTGCCGATCAGGCTTTGCACGGTCCGGGTCATCGCCCCGAACTTGGCGAGCAACTGCACGAAGTTGTCGTTCAACCCGGTGCGCCGGACGAATTCCAGGGCCGCCGCCGAGGGCGCGGCCGTGGCGGCGGCCGAGGCCGGTTCCGCCGCCGCGCTGCCCGGCACACCGGCCATCAGAACCCCGGCCGACAGGCCGCAGGCGACAAGCAGGGAGCCGATCAAACGCTTCATGCCGCCGCCTCCCATATGCCCCTGATGTCCCTTACTTGGCTTCGTAATGGTCGGCGACCAGACGGTCCAGCAGACGCACGCCATATCCCGTGCCGCCCTTGGGCGTTACCGGCTTGGCCTTCTTCGACCAGGTGGTGCCGGCGATGTCCAGGTGGACCCAGGGGGTGCCGTCCTTGATGAAGCGTTGCAGGAATTGCGCCGCGGTGATCGACCCGCCCCAGCGCCCGCCGATGTTCTGCATGTCGGCGGCGTCGGAATTGATCAGCTCGTCATAGGCCTTGCCCAGCGGCATGCGCCAGACCAGTTCGTCCACGGCCTCGCCGGCCTGGAAGATCTGATCGGCGAGCGCGTCGTCGTTGGCGTACATGCCTGCGCGCTCGTTGCCCAGCGCGACGATGATGGCCCCCGTCAGGGTCGCCAGATCGACGACGAACTTCGGCTTGAACTTGGTCTGCGTGTACCACAAGGCATCGGCGAGGACGAGGCGCCCCTCGGCGTCCGTGTTCAGGACCTCGATGGTCTGGCCCGACATGGACTTGACGATGTCCGACGGCCGCTGGGCGTTGCCGCCCGGCATGTTTTCGACCAGGCCGACCACGCCGACGGCGTTGACCTTGGCCTTGCGTCCGGCCAGGGCCTTCATCAGGCCGATGACCACGCCCGAACCGCCCATGTCCCACTTCATGTCTTCCATGCCGGCGGCCGGCTTGATCGAGATGCCGCCGGTGTCGAAGGTCACGCCCTTGCCGACGAAGGCAACCGGCTGCTGCGCCTTGGCGGGCTTGGACTTGGCCACGCCGGTCCATTCCATGATGACCATCTTGCTTTCGCGGGCACTGCCCTGGCCAACGCCGAGAAGCGCGCCCATGCCCAGCCTGGTCATTTCCTTTTCGCCCAGAACCGTGACCTTGACGCCCAGCTTCTTCAGCGCCAGGGCCTCCTTGGCCAGGGTCGCGGGGTAAAGAACGTTCGGCGGCTCCGACACCAGATCGCGGGTAAAGAACACGCCCTCGGCGACCTTTTCCATGTCGGTAAAGGCAGCCTTGGCCTTGGCCGAGGTCGGGCACAGCACCTTGATCGATTTAAGGACCGGCTTCTTTTCCTTGGGCTCCTTGGTCCGGTACTTGTCGAATCGGTAGGACCGCAGCAGCGCTCCGAAACCCAGGTTGGCGGCCATGTCGGCGGCGGCGATATCCGCCCCCTCGACGGCGTCGAGCACCACGGTGGCGGCGGCGCCCTGCCCGGACAATAGCGCGTAGATGCGCCCGCCCGCGTCCTGCAAGCCCAGGTCCTTCAATTCGCCCGGCTTGCCCAGGCCGACCACGACGACGCGCTCGAACTTGGTGTTCGGCGCCATCAGGTCGAGGCTTTCGCCCGCCTTGCCCTTGAACTTGGCGGCCT
This window harbors:
- a CDS encoding choline dehydrogenase, with the protein product MDEATSPLSDAPVYDYIVIGAGSAGCVLANRLSADSAKRVLLLEAGGRDTNPWIHVPVGYFKTINNPATDWCFKTAPDPGLGGRSISWPRGKVLGGSSSINGLLYVRGQPQDFDHWRQLGNVGWSFTDVLPYFRRAENQERGADDFHGAGGPLAVSDMRVRREICDAVIKAAGELGIPERDDFNRDDQEGAGYFQLTTRNGLRCSTAVGYLNPVKSRQNLDIRTHAQVRNLILEDGRCAGVAFDVKGVAQAAACRGEVILSAGAIGSPQILMLSGIGPAQHLTDMGVAVTQDLAGVGGNLQDHLQLRTIYRTHRPITLNDQARNPIQKVMMGLEFLFRRSGPLTMGASQVAIFAKTRPELETPDIQYHVQPWSADSPGEGTHRFSAFTLSVCQLRPESRGDIRLASPDPFAHPAIRPNYLSTELDRRTAIDSLKLTRRLVETKTLAPYVAEEMRPGGDAQTDDELLEGARRIAQTIYHPVGTCKMGRDPNAVVDDRLRVRGIRGLRVADASIMPTITSGNTNAPAIMIGEKASDMIIEDNR
- a CDS encoding TRAP transporter small permease subunit; translation: MADHDPIPGELDITDELIAERRGDPSGKMPDDMPRWMALAITGIDRFSLVIGHIVCWLTVPLFIAMVYEVVARYVFVAPTMWAYDVSRMLYGALFMLGAGYALSKGVHIRADFLYRLWPDKVQGRIDLLLYLVLYFPGMLVFLYMATDFASLAWIRGEKGMDTAWMPHMGPIKTALPVGIALLIIQGISETLKSYYAATKGRWP
- a CDS encoding CoA ester lyase; the encoded protein is MTDKNTTGAERPIVWRSLLYVPTNNEKFVAKAHTRGADGIILDLEDSVPEQERQRARDMLPDAVKSVTQSGADPIVRINRPLRHMVKDVEAAVKAGARALFVTKVDGAGHLKLVAELVGEVEREAGRPQGSVKLAAMVETADAYFRAHAIARASSRLIGMNLGGEDFAMEMGMVPDTETLLVPKQTVMIAAKAAGLMAMGFIGTVADYNDTEGFRAAVRKSVKFGFDCASVIHPSGVAILNEEFTPSAEAVDHARRVIDAYAEAQKAGKGAITVDGKMIDVPIVIRAERLLARYEAIRARAGN
- a CDS encoding YjbE family putative metal transport protein (Members of this highly hydrophobic protein family,regularly are found preceded by the yybP-ykoY manganese riboswitch (see RF00080). A metal cation transport function is proposed.); the protein is MEFLDPLLNFNFKAFASIVFIDLVMSGDNAIIIGMAAAGLPIALRRKAIAIGIIVATVLRIAFASVTYQLLSIIGLTLAGGLLLLWVAFKMWQEIRAGSLEMPDPDAEGSAEGKTLRSAVTSIIIADVTMSLDNVLAVAGAAHDAPGMLVFGLVLSILLMAFAANWVASLLEKHKWLAYAGLLVVAYVAVEMIWRGGNQVATAAAGVL
- a CDS encoding TRAP transporter substrate-binding protein; the encoded protein is MNKIKSLFAVFALMAFATAAVFTPGTAEAKKVKIRVQSVIPAKADEVTMLKDFAANVAALTNNEVQIEVLPAGAVVGVKETLEAVDKGLIEGGFAWTHYWSGYHPAAMLFGSPVAGGGVGMDNIAWVSWYQYGGGRALYEQLWKEMGMNIKGFILQPVGPEALGWFKEPINSMADFRKYRFRTPPGIPGQTYKDIGVASVAMGGGDILPALEKGVIDAAEWCCPKPDMVFGFQKVLKHYYLQGLHQVVVNADMYLNGDVWKSLTPHQQQAMEIAADASLSRAMSWRIYENGKALKELTEKHGVILHDTPADYFTEYMEAARKSLEKNAAENPFFKKVWDSQKAFADIAVPFWAGAQTSNANLGNAYAKSKK
- a CDS encoding TRAP transporter large permease subunit — encoded protein: MENEILGLILIGVMLLAIFVGFPISFTLIFLGFVFGYIGFGKVVFYLMTFQFSNVMLEQTLAAVPLFIFMGILMEQAGLMERLFAAVQLMLSRVRGSLYIAVLFVSTIFAAATGIVGASVTILGIMAAKTMNKSGYDVRLAAGTITAGGTLGILIPPSIMLVVMGPVLEVPVTDLFAAAIIPGVMMAFLYAVYAVGRCMLNPELGPPLAIEDRAANMGEIVREFVMGLVPPALLVFSALGSIMFGLATPTEGAGCGAAGALLLTLAYRRMTVKKFKEALIKTLEISALILILVAASNFFGAVFSRLGTPTMLTELLLGLDLPPMVLLVMIMALIFLLGWPLEWVPIVLIIVPILLPLIEQLGFNLVWFGILVAVNLQTAWLSPPVALSAYFLKGVVPEWDLKDIYIGMMQFMVIQLIGLILIMVFPQIALWLPGYIYGE